A stretch of the Perca flavescens isolate YP-PL-M2 chromosome 10, PFLA_1.0, whole genome shotgun sequence genome encodes the following:
- the cetn4 gene encoding caltractin gives MASGYRKAAPSASQRKKAGPKTELTEEQKQEIKEAFDLFDTDGIGTIDVKELKVAMRALGFEPKKEEIKKMIADIDKEGSGTIDFSDFLSMMTLKMNEKDSKEEILKAFRLFDDDGTGKITFKNLKRVAKELGENLTDEELQEMIDEADRDGDGEINEQEFLRIMKKTNLY, from the exons ATG gctTCAGGTTACCGAAAAGCAGCTCCTTCGGCTAGCCAAAGGAAAAAGGCAGGTCCCAAAACCGAACTGACAGAGGAGCAAAAGCAAGAAATTAAAGAGGCTTTTGATCTCTTTGACACAGATGGGATTGGAACAATAGATGTGAAGGAGCTAAAG GTTGCCATGAGGGCGCTTGGATTTGAACCTAAGAAAGAGGAGATCAAGAAGATGATTGCAGACATTGATAAAGAGGGCTCTGGAACAATTGACTTCAGTGACTTTCTCAGTATGATGACACTGAAAATG AATGAAAAGGACTCCAAAGAAGAAATATTAAAGGCTTTTCGGCTGTTTGATGATGACGGCACAGGAAAAATCACATTCAAAAATCTCAAGAGAGTTGCCAAGGAGCTAGGTGAAAACCTCACAGATGAAGAATTACAG GAAATGATCGACGAGGCAGACCGAGATGGTGATGGTGAGATCAACGAGCAGGAGTTCTTGAGAATAATGAAGAAG
- the nudt6 gene encoding nucleoside diphosphate-linked moiety X motif 6, whose amino-acid sequence MAACAFALKLLPLVVTGRFCSSRASYPARSAVRAFSRTVTRSQLHRVEGTGALTGKVDRFGGVTVNLADIGLPADISESSFSRLLQDSLARWKTEGKVAVWLQVPISLSRCVAAASTHGFTFHHAKHDHAVLALWLGEGESRLPGSATHQIGVAGAVVDESNGKVLVVQDRNKTKNAWKFPGGLSDPGENIGATAVREVFEETGVHAEFRSLLSIRQQHNHPGAFGMSDMYMICRLGPLTYDINFCTRECLRCEWLDLAELAKTDDTTPITSRVARLLLHGLEHGFNKIDLSMEELPAVYSGRFYQLYHRQLPPTLKS is encoded by the exons ATGGCCGCGTGTGCCTTTGCTTTAAAGCTTTTACCGTTGGTAGTGACAGGAAGGttttgcagcagcagagcgTCTTATCCCGCACGCTCAGCTGTCCGTGCGTTCTCGCGCACTGTCACTCGTTCCCAACTACACAGAGTGGAGGGGACCGGGGCTTTGACAGGCAAAGTGGACCGATTCGGTGGAGTGACAGTGAACCTGGCTGACATCGGTTTACCGGCGGACATCAGCGAAAGCTCATTCAGCAGATTGCTTCAAG ATTCCTTGGCCCGGTGGAAAACAGAGGGGAAAGTTGCAGTGTGGCTTCAAGTACCTATCTCACTGAGTCGATGTGTCGCTGCTGCCTCTACTCACGGCTTCACCTTCCATCACGCCAAACACGACCACGCTGTGTTGGCCCTCTGGTTGGGGGAAGGGGAAAGCAGACTGCCGGGGTCTGCAACTCACCAAATTGGAGTAGCAG GTGCAGTTGTTGATGAATCCAATGGAAAGGTTCTCGTGGTCCAAGACAGAAACaag ACAAAGAATGCTTGGAAGTTTCCCGGTGGCTTGTCTGATCCAGGAGAAAATATTG GTGCCACTGCCGTTCGTGAAGTCTTTGAGGAAACCGGCGTTCACGCTGAATTCAGATCTCTGCTCAGCATCCGGCAGCAGCACAACCACCCCGGCGCCTTCGGCATGTCGGACATGTACATGATCTGCCGACTCGGCCCTCTCACCTACGACATTAACTTCTGTACTCGGGAGTGTCTGCGCTGCGAGTGGCTGGACCTCGCCGAGCTGGCCAAGACCGACGACACCACGCCCATCACGTCTCGTGTAGCCAGGCTTCTGCTTCACGGCCTGGAGCACGGCTTCAACAAGATCGACCTCAGCATGGAGGAGCTTCCCGCTGTCTACTCAGGGAGGTTTTACCAGCTGTATCACAGGCAGCTTCCCCCAACACTAAAATCCTAG
- the fgf2 gene encoding fibroblast growth factor 2: MATGEITTLPSTPEDGGSGSFAPGGFKDPKRLYCKNGGFFLRIKSDGGVDGIREKNDPHIKLQLQATSVGEVVIKGVCANRYLAMNRDGRLFGVRRATDECHFLERLESNNYNTYRSRKYPHMYVALKRTGQYKSGSKTSPGQKAILFLPMSAKC; this comes from the exons ATGGCCACGGGAGAAATCACAACACTTCCCTCTACACCTGAAGACGGCGGCAGCGGCAGCTTTGCTCCTGGGGGCTTCAAGGATCCCAAAAGGCTGTACTGTAAAAACGGGGGCTTCTTCTTGAGGATAAAGTCTGACGGGGGCGTGGATGGAATCCGTGAGAAGAACGACCCCCACA TAAAGCTTCAACTCCAGGCGACTTCAGTGGGGGAGGTTGTCATCAAAGGAGTCTGTGCTAATCGCTATCTGGCCATGAACAGAGATGGACGACTGTTTGGAGTG AGACGAGCAACAGATGAATGCCACTTCTTAGAACGGCTTGAGAGTAACAACTACAACACCTACCGCTCCAGGAAGTACCCACACATGTACGTGGCACTGAAGAGGACTGGCCAGTACAAATCTGGAAGCAAAACTAGCCCGGGCCAAAAGGCCATTCTTTTTCTTCCAATGTCTGCCAAGTGCTAA
- the bbs12 gene encoding chaperonin-containing T-complex member BBS12 isoform X2, whose product MLGTTITGINQRQHVGLQKLSALAGITYSSLGPNKKYKFILDETSGESALVCSCFRIFENLELTCAVGQLVYETIQAHQKVYHTGSGCLLFLAGAWSRAALECLQTGISVAHIISAMSEGIDICLDVCRKCSISTEGLDVEQSESCTVTLPGLQLSKQPLVEASQASSHLQGTTTVGHRTLNRSEQRRVKLSRYFYEAKSENVSTEPQPNKPQLPDMTRIAEGLSHGCADAMNLVVKASRIQSKNNPQDNGCSTFDVSKVVTCVLPGLPEEQTCVLPGCVVLVSAEQASVAHHLREQHLKVALINGDLSDTYRHLGFKRPTGIQCVSDLSDRLNSSNEEEWIEKVMKLLLNLEVNMILVTGLVGEKVIQRCCRHQILVVEKVKASVLRAFANATAAVPVTYATQLSKHCVGTGVDVAIWRDLSSHKSKPSTTVNISTVKNSTLVTVVLTSCVHAKLQALEDQFWSCAYRLHHMLKDKVLLPGAGVTEMLCIHHLQKEADHRVQHHRERNGDAVQQTKAGTAVNPYRHVVLHLMADGLIDYISTVMVNTGKYSKVRARTAVSQQLQDYNESLGITARFSPLFLEGEQEDSGVSSSMKSSEAPAVKIYDNLSVKQEAWRKALDLVLLVLQTDAEVITGIDQKSDGTQDYLTLL is encoded by the coding sequence ATGCTGGGAACTACAATTACAGGTATAAACCAACGACAACATGTTGGACTGCAGAAGCTCTCGGCGCTGGCAGGAATCACATATTCTTCTCTGGGACCCAATAAAAAGTACAAGTTTATCCTAGATGAAACGAGTGGGGAGTCAGCTCTTGTGTGCTCGTGTTTTCGCATCTTCGAGAACCTGGAGCTGACCTGCGCGGTGGGTCAGCTGGTTTACGAGACTATTCAAGCCCACCAGAAGGTCTATCATACAGGGTCAGGATGTCTGCTGTTTCTCGCAGGAGCCTGGAGCCGTGCTGCGCTGGAGTGCCTTCAGACAGGAATTTCAGTAGCACACATCATCTCGGCTATGTCTGAAGGAATAGATATATGCTTGGATGTTTGCAGGAAATGCAGCATCTCAACTGAGGGTCTTGATGTAGAGCAATCGGAGAGCTGCACTGTGACATTGCCAGGACTTCAACTGTCAAAGCAACCCCTTGTGGAGGCTTCACAGGCATCGAGCCACCTGCAAGGGACAACGACAGTTGGTCACAGGACTCTAAACAGAAGTGAACAAAGGAGAGTGAAGCTCAGCAGATATTTTTATGAGGCCAAGTCAGAAAATGTCTCCACAGAACCGCAACCTAATAAGCCTCAGCTTCCTGACATGACACGCATTGCCGAGGGATTGAGTCACGGTTGTGCCGATGCGATGAATTTAGTAGTCAAAGCCAGCCGAATACAGTCAAAAAATAATCCGCAAGATAACGGCTGTTCCACGTTTGATGTTTCCAAAGTGGTGACTTGTGTGCTACCTGGCTTACCAGAGGAGCAAACGTGTGTTTTACCAGGCTGCGTTGTTCTTGTATCTGCTGAACAGGCTTCAGTGGCACATCACTTAAGAGAACAGCACTTGAAGGTTGCTCTAATTAATGGAGATTTATCAGATACCTATCGCCATCTTGGCTTCAAAAGGCCAACAGGTATACAGTGTGTGAGTGACCTGTCAGATCGTTTAAATTCAAGCAACGAGGAAGAGTGGATAGAAAAGGTTATGAAACTTTTGTTGAACCTAGAAGTGAACATGATACTAGTTACTGGGCTTGTTGGTGAGAAAGTGATTCAACGCTGTTGTAGACATCAAATACTTGTGGTGGAAAAAGTAAAGGCTTCCGTTTTAAGGGCATTCGCTAATGCAACTGCAGCTGTTCCGGTGACTTACGCCACACAGTTGAGTAAGCACTGTGTTGGCACTGGTGTGGATGTTGCGATATGGAGGGACCTCAGCAGCCACAAGAGTAAGCCATCAACAACTGTGAATATTTCCACCGTTAAGAACAGCACATTGGTCACAGTGGTCCTCACAAGCTGTGTACATGCaaagctgcaggccctggaggaCCAGTTTTGGTCATGTGCTTATCGTTTACACCACATGCTGAAAGACAAAGTCCTCCTGCCTGGTGCTGGAGTGACGGAAATGCTTTGCATTCATCACCTTCAAAAGGAAGCAGATCACCGTGTTCAGCATCACAGAGAGAGGAATGGGGACGCTGTTCAGCAAACCAAAGCAGGAACAGCAGTGAACCCTTACAGGCATGTAGTGTTGCACCTCATGGCAGATGGGTTAATAGATTACATATCCACTGTAATGGTTAACACTGGGAAGTATTCAAAAGTCAGAGCCAGGACTGCAGTGAGCCAACAACTGCAGGACTATAATGAAAGTCTAGGTATTACTGCAAGGTTCTCGCCACTTTTCTTGGAAGGTGAACAAGAGGATAGTGGAGTTTCCTCATCCATGAAATCCAGTGAAGCACCAGCAGTAAAAATCTATGATAATCTGAGTGTGAAGCAGGAAGCATGGAGGAAAGCCTTAGATCTGGTTCTCCTGGTCTTGCAGACTGATGCAGAGGTCATCACAGGCATTGACCAAAAAAGTGATGGAACACAAGACTATCTGACGCTGTTATGA
- the bbs12 gene encoding chaperonin-containing T-complex member BBS12 isoform X1: MDRPHLEAPQVMLGTTITGINQRQHVGLQKLSALAGITYSSLGPNKKYKFILDETSGESALVCSCFRIFENLELTCAVGQLVYETIQAHQKVYHTGSGCLLFLAGAWSRAALECLQTGISVAHIISAMSEGIDICLDVCRKCSISTEGLDVEQSESCTVTLPGLQLSKQPLVEASQASSHLQGTTTVGHRTLNRSEQRRVKLSRYFYEAKSENVSTEPQPNKPQLPDMTRIAEGLSHGCADAMNLVVKASRIQSKNNPQDNGCSTFDVSKVVTCVLPGLPEEQTCVLPGCVVLVSAEQASVAHHLREQHLKVALINGDLSDTYRHLGFKRPTGIQCVSDLSDRLNSSNEEEWIEKVMKLLLNLEVNMILVTGLVGEKVIQRCCRHQILVVEKVKASVLRAFANATAAVPVTYATQLSKHCVGTGVDVAIWRDLSSHKSKPSTTVNISTVKNSTLVTVVLTSCVHAKLQALEDQFWSCAYRLHHMLKDKVLLPGAGVTEMLCIHHLQKEADHRVQHHRERNGDAVQQTKAGTAVNPYRHVVLHLMADGLIDYISTVMVNTGKYSKVRARTAVSQQLQDYNESLGITARFSPLFLEGEQEDSGVSSSMKSSEAPAVKIYDNLSVKQEAWRKALDLVLLVLQTDAEVITGIDQKSDGTQDYLTLL, from the exons ATGGACAGGCCACATTTAGAA GCACCCCAAGTAATGCTGGGAACTACAATTACAGGTATAAACCAACGACAACATGTTGGACTGCAGAAGCTCTCGGCGCTGGCAGGAATCACATATTCTTCTCTGGGACCCAATAAAAAGTACAAGTTTATCCTAGATGAAACGAGTGGGGAGTCAGCTCTTGTGTGCTCGTGTTTTCGCATCTTCGAGAACCTGGAGCTGACCTGCGCGGTGGGTCAGCTGGTTTACGAGACTATTCAAGCCCACCAGAAGGTCTATCATACAGGGTCAGGATGTCTGCTGTTTCTCGCAGGAGCCTGGAGCCGTGCTGCGCTGGAGTGCCTTCAGACAGGAATTTCAGTAGCACACATCATCTCGGCTATGTCTGAAGGAATAGATATATGCTTGGATGTTTGCAGGAAATGCAGCATCTCAACTGAGGGTCTTGATGTAGAGCAATCGGAGAGCTGCACTGTGACATTGCCAGGACTTCAACTGTCAAAGCAACCCCTTGTGGAGGCTTCACAGGCATCGAGCCACCTGCAAGGGACAACGACAGTTGGTCACAGGACTCTAAACAGAAGTGAACAAAGGAGAGTGAAGCTCAGCAGATATTTTTATGAGGCCAAGTCAGAAAATGTCTCCACAGAACCGCAACCTAATAAGCCTCAGCTTCCTGACATGACACGCATTGCCGAGGGATTGAGTCACGGTTGTGCCGATGCGATGAATTTAGTAGTCAAAGCCAGCCGAATACAGTCAAAAAATAATCCGCAAGATAACGGCTGTTCCACGTTTGATGTTTCCAAAGTGGTGACTTGTGTGCTACCTGGCTTACCAGAGGAGCAAACGTGTGTTTTACCAGGCTGCGTTGTTCTTGTATCTGCTGAACAGGCTTCAGTGGCACATCACTTAAGAGAACAGCACTTGAAGGTTGCTCTAATTAATGGAGATTTATCAGATACCTATCGCCATCTTGGCTTCAAAAGGCCAACAGGTATACAGTGTGTGAGTGACCTGTCAGATCGTTTAAATTCAAGCAACGAGGAAGAGTGGATAGAAAAGGTTATGAAACTTTTGTTGAACCTAGAAGTGAACATGATACTAGTTACTGGGCTTGTTGGTGAGAAAGTGATTCAACGCTGTTGTAGACATCAAATACTTGTGGTGGAAAAAGTAAAGGCTTCCGTTTTAAGGGCATTCGCTAATGCAACTGCAGCTGTTCCGGTGACTTACGCCACACAGTTGAGTAAGCACTGTGTTGGCACTGGTGTGGATGTTGCGATATGGAGGGACCTCAGCAGCCACAAGAGTAAGCCATCAACAACTGTGAATATTTCCACCGTTAAGAACAGCACATTGGTCACAGTGGTCCTCACAAGCTGTGTACATGCaaagctgcaggccctggaggaCCAGTTTTGGTCATGTGCTTATCGTTTACACCACATGCTGAAAGACAAAGTCCTCCTGCCTGGTGCTGGAGTGACGGAAATGCTTTGCATTCATCACCTTCAAAAGGAAGCAGATCACCGTGTTCAGCATCACAGAGAGAGGAATGGGGACGCTGTTCAGCAAACCAAAGCAGGAACAGCAGTGAACCCTTACAGGCATGTAGTGTTGCACCTCATGGCAGATGGGTTAATAGATTACATATCCACTGTAATGGTTAACACTGGGAAGTATTCAAAAGTCAGAGCCAGGACTGCAGTGAGCCAACAACTGCAGGACTATAATGAAAGTCTAGGTATTACTGCAAGGTTCTCGCCACTTTTCTTGGAAGGTGAACAAGAGGATAGTGGAGTTTCCTCATCCATGAAATCCAGTGAAGCACCAGCAGTAAAAATCTATGATAATCTGAGTGTGAAGCAGGAAGCATGGAGGAAAGCCTTAGATCTGGTTCTCCTGGTCTTGCAGACTGATGCAGAGGTCATCACAGGCATTGACCAAAAAAGTGATGGAACACAAGACTATCTGACGCTGTTATGA